DNA sequence from the Streptomyces canus genome:
CGCCGAGGGCCACCGCACCCCGGAGCCTGCCCAGCCGACGGGTGCCGCCGCCGATACCCAGGATGCGCTGCTCGTCGACGCCGACCCGCAGGCCGTACGCGATCTCGACCGTGCCCTGCGGGGACTGACGGCCGCTCTGACCGCGGAATCCCGCAGCCTGCCGACCGTCCACGCCGCCTGGCTCACCGACAGCGAGCTCAACCTCCAGCTCGCTCAGCCGGCGCAGCAGCCCCCGGCGCCGTGGCAGCCCGGCCAGAACGACACGTTCTGGCGAATCCACCTGGCCGACGTCCCGGCGCACGAAACGGACACCGGCGCTGCCGCCCCCTACCCCGGCCTGGTCAGCCTCGGCACCCGCGGCCGTGCGCGGCTGCTGCTGAACCTCGAAGCCCTGCCCGGACTCGTCTCGCTGACCGGCGCTCAGGCGGACCGGACGGCAGTCCTCGCCTCGGTCGCCGCGGAACTCGCCACCAGCGGCTGGGCGGACCGGATGACCCTCACCCTCGTGGGCCACGGCGCGGAACTCGCCGAGCTGGCCCCCACCCGGGTCCGCCAGGTCGACGACATCGACGAACTGCTGGAAGACATGGCGGCCGAGACCGGCCGGCGACGCGATGCCCTCGCCATGGCAGGGCACGACTCGGTACTCACCGGGCGCACCGGCCTGTCCCGGGACACCTCATGGGCACCCCACCTGGTTCTGCTCGCCGCCCGGCCGAGCAAGGACCAGACGGCGAAACTCGCCGAACTCGCCGCGGACTCCGGCCGACTGGGCATCGGATACCTGGCCGCCACCGGCGACAAGGGCCTGCCGGGCACCTCCTGGGAACTCGAAGCCACCTCCGACGGACGCCTCCTCGCCCCACCGCTCGGTCTGGACCTCCAGGCACAGCTCCTGCCCCAGGACCAGTACGAGGCCGTGGTCCGGCTCTTCGCCGACGCCGTGTCCGACGCCGACCGCGCCCCGGACCCCGGCCCCCCGCCGTTCCGGGTCGACCTCACCCCCAGCGGCCAACCCGCCGTGTACGCACGGCTGGTCGGCACCTACGAGATCATCGGCCTCGACACACCCGACACCGAGCACGGCCCGCTGCTCCACGAGGCCCTGGCCATGCTCCTGCTCCACCGCGAGGGAGTGCACCCGCCGGTTCTGGCCTCCGGTCTGTGGCCCCGTGGCGTGACCGATGACGTCCGTGACGCCTTCATCGCACGCCTGCGAACCTGGCTGGGAACCGATTCCGACGGAAGCCCACGGCTCGGCATCGGCACCACCGGGCGGCTGACCCTCGCGTCCTCCGTCGTCTGCGACCTCGACGTGCTGCGCACGCTCCACCACGAGGCCACCGCGGGCAGCGGATCGGGCAACGCCCGGATACGGGAGCGCCTGCTCGACGACGCCCTGGCACTGGCCCGCGGCCCCCTGCTGGCCGACCGTCCGCAGGGCCGCTACACCTGGCTCTCCCACGAGGTCGTGGAGACTCAGCTGCCCCTGCTGGTGGCAGACGTGGCACTGGCCCTGTCGGGCCACCACCTGGAGGCCGGCAACCCGGCACCGGCGCTCGACGCCCTCGACACGGTCTTGACCAACGCACCGGCGGACGAGCGACTCTGGAACGAACTCCTACGCGCCGTGCACGCCACGGGCGACACGGCCCGGCTCGAATCGACGGCAGCAGCGCTCGTCGCCCGCCATCACGAGCTCAGTGGCGGCGCTCGCGGCCTCCCTCCCCGCACCGAGGCGCTCCTCGACAAGCTCCTGCCGGCCTGGCGTGAGGCCCAAAGCGCTGCCGGCTGACTCCCCGTGCCATCAGCCGCAGGTCCGACTCGTCACGTCTCCGTGCGGTACATCAGGTCGGTCTCGTACGTCGTGAAGCCGAGCCGTTCGTAGACCGACACCGCCGCCTTGTTGTCGGCGTCGACGTACAGCATCGCCGTCGGCAGACCCTGGGCGGCGAGGTGGCTCAGGCCGATCGTGGTGAGGGCCTTGCCGAGGCCGCCGCCCTGGGTGCCGGGGCGGACGCCCAGGACGTAGACCTCGCCGAGCTGTTCGGCCGCGTGCACCTTGGTCCAGTGGAAGCCGACCAGTTCGCCGTCGCGGAAGGCCAGGAAGAAGCCCTCGGGGTCGAACCAGGACTGGGCCTTGCGGTCGTCGAGGTCGCGCTGGGTCAGGGAGCCCTGTTCGGGGTGGTGGGCGAAGGCGGCCGCGTTCACCGCGAGCCAGGCGGCGTCGTCCTCACCGGGGATGAAGGCACGGACCGTCACATCCGCCGGGAGCACCGGGTCGGGCAGCTCCAGGCCGGTCAGGGGACGCCGCATCTGCCGTAGCTCACGGAACAGCGTGAGGCCGAGGACCTGGGCGAGATGGCGGGCGGCGCTGTGGCCGCCGTGCGCCCACACCCGCAGCCGCTTGCCGGAGGCGGCCAGCAAAGCCGAGCCCAGGGCACGGCCGTGGCCGTGGCCGCGATGCGCCGGATGGACGACCAGCTCCGCGGCCGGGGCCTCCACCGGGTCGGTGTCCTCCAGCTGGGCGTAGCCGACCAGTTCGTCACCGACCTGGAGCAGCAGATGGGACACGCCCTCGCGGGCGCCGCCGCGCAGCTGCAACCTGCCCTGTTCGGACACCGCCTGCTGGCCGTCGTCGTGCGCGGCCTCGGCGAGGAGCCCGAGGACCGCCTCGGTCTGTTCCGGCGAGAGCGCCGAAAGGGTCTCGATGGAACGGGAGATGCCGGGGCGTCCGATGTCGTCGCTGGTCATGGCTACGAGGGTAAGGGGAGGTACGGGCAAAGCGGCGGCAAAGAAGCAACCAGGATGTAACCACGAAACCTCTGTCGCGCTACGCGCGTTGACCCTAGGCTGCGCCGGGACGGGGGCACTTCCTCATCCGGAATCACCGGAACCACCGGATTCAGCAGAAGCTCAGGGGGGCGTATGCCAGCCATATCCCAGCCGCACCAGTCGGACGCCGGTCGTCGCAGACGTCGTACGTACCGTCTGGTCGCCGCAGCCGCCGGTCTCGCCACCGTCGGCGCCCTCGCCGCCGCGCTGCCCGCGGGCGCGCACGACAACAAGCACGGCAAGCCGCTGCCGAGCCGCTACCAGGACGTCCAGCTGCTGTCCTTCAACGACCTGCACGGCAACCTGGAGCCGCCGTCCGGCTCCTCCGGCCGGGTCACCGAGCTCCAGGCGGACGGGACCACCAAGACGATCGACGCCGGTGGTGTCGAGTACCTCGCCACCCATCTGCGCGAGGCGCGCAAGGGGAACGCGTACTCCGTCACCGCCGCCGGTGGTGACATGGTCGGCGCGTCTCCGCTGATCTCGGGTCTCTTCCACGACGAGCCCACCATCGAGGCGCTGAACAAGCTCGACCTGGACGTCACGTCCGTCGGCAACCACGAGTTCGACGAGGGTGCCAAGGAACTGGCCCGTCTCCAGAACGGCGGCTGTCACCCCACCGCCGGCTGCTACACCGACAAGAAGTTCAAGGGCGCCGACTTCCCCTACCTCGCCGCGAACGTCCTGGACGAGAAGACCGGCAAGCCGATCCTCAAGCCGTACTGGGTGTGGAAGAAGAAGGACGTCAAGGTCGGCTTCATCGGCGTCACCCTGGAGGACACCCCCGGTGTCGTCTCCGCCGAGGGCGTCAAGGGCCTGAAGTTCAAGGACGAGGTCGAGACGATCAACAAGTACGCCAAGGTGCTGCAGAAGCAGGGCGTCAAGTCGATCGTGGCCCTCATCCACGAGGGCGGGCAGCCGGCCTCGGGCTCGTACAACTACAACTGTGACTCCCCGGGCGCCGGTGACGGCATCTCCGGCCCGATCGTCGACATCGCCAAGAACATCTCGCCCTCGGTGGACGCCCTGGTCACCGGCCACACGCACGCCGCGTACGTGTGCACGATCCCCGACCCGTCGGGCAAGCCCCGTATGGTCACCTCGGCCGCCTCCTTCGGCCGGCTCTACACGGACACGACGCTGACGTACGACCGGTTCACCGGTGACATCGCCCGTACGGCCGTGAAGTCGGCGAACCACGTGGTCACCCGGACCGTCGCCAAGGCGCCCGACATGACCCAGCTGATCGGCAAGTGGAACACCCTCGCGGCGCCCATCGGCAACCGCGCGGTCGGCTACATCTCGGCCGACATCCCGAGCACCGGCACCGAGTCGCCGATGGGTGACCTGATCGCCGACGCGCAACTCGCGTACGGCAAGGAGCTCGACCCCGGGACCGACCTCGCGCTGATGAACCCGGGCGGTGTCCGGGCGGGTCTGACCTACGCGGCCAAGGGGACCGAGGGCGACGGAGTGGTGACGTACGCCGAGGGCTTCACCGTGCAGCCCTTCTCCAACACCGTGAACCTCCAGGACTTCACCGGGGCCCAGCTGATCAAGGTGCTTCAGGAGCAGGTGAGCGGCGGCAACGCGGCCTCGCCCAAGGTCCTGCTGCCGTCGGCGAACCTCACCTACACGCTCGACCTGACGAAGAGCGGCGCGGACCGGATCGTCGTCGACTCCGTGAGGCTGAACGGCACGGCCATCGACCCGGCGGCCACCTACCGCGTCGCGACCAACAGCTTCCTCGCGGGCGGCGGCGACGGCTTCACCACGCTGGGCCAGGGCACGAACGACCTCGTCGGCGGCGACGACCTCGCCGCTCTCGTGGAGTACCTGACGGCCAACTCGTCGGCGAGCAGCCCGATCGCGCCGCCGGCCGCGAACCGGATCACGGTCGTGCAGTAGATCGTGAGCTGAGTCGCACAGGCCCGGAGCGGGTTGCGGGTGGGGGGCGTACGCATGATCGGATGGATCGATGCGTTCCCCCCACCCCATACCCACGCACCCCCACCCGTATGACGTCCCGTACGAAGAACCCCCGGCCCCGCCGACCACCCACCGCCGCACCGGGCGGAGGCGTCGGCGGGGCCGTTTCACAGGCCTGCCCTTCGCGTTGAAGACGGTCGCCTCGCTGCTGGTGCTGGCCGCCTTCCTCACCGTCGCCGACCGCTGGGCCGTCCTGTACGCCGAGCACAGGGCCGCGGACACCCTCAAGGACCGGCTGCGGCTGACCGCGGCACCCGAGGTGGAGATCGACGGCTTCCCCTTCCTGCCGCAACTCGTGGGCAGGCGCCTGGAGTCGGTCAAGGTGACCGTCCCGGACGTGGCGGCCGACCGGGTCACGCTGGCCGCGGTGTCGGCGACGGCCCATGACATACGGCTCGACGGCGACGGGCCGACCTCCGTGCGCGGGGCGCGCGTTCCCCGGCTCGACGGTGACGTCCTGCTCTCCTTCGCCGACATGAACCGTGAACTCGGCGCGTCCCAGGTGACGTTCACGGGGGCGGACCGGGACCGGGTCGCCGTGCGCGGCACTCTTCCGGTCGCCGGACACGACCTGCGGCTACGGGCCGACGTGCGCGTGGCGCGTGACGGGGAGCGGGGCGTCGACACCCGGATCGGCGGGATGCGCCTGGACATCGGGGAGCTGGCGACCTACCGGCCGGGCACGCGCGCCTCGCAGGGCCTGCATCTGACCCGTGCGTCCGCGGCGGCCCTGGCCCGGGAGACACGCAAGGCCCGTGCCCTGCTGGCGGTCCCGTCCGTGGTGCGCGCGCTGGGCGTGCCCGACGCCACCGTGCGTGAGGCGCAGCGCTCCGACACCGCGCTGTCCCGTCTGACCGGACGCCCGGAGTTCGTACGGCAGGCCATGCGCCTGAACCTCCTCGACCTGGCCCTGGCCCACCCCGAGCTCCTG
Encoded proteins:
- the mshD gene encoding mycothiol synthase, whose product is MTSDDIGRPGISRSIETLSALSPEQTEAVLGLLAEAAHDDGQQAVSEQGRLQLRGGAREGVSHLLLQVGDELVGYAQLEDTDPVEAPAAELVVHPAHRGHGHGRALGSALLAASGKRLRVWAHGGHSAARHLAQVLGLTLFRELRQMRRPLTGLELPDPVLPADVTVRAFIPGEDDAAWLAVNAAAFAHHPEQGSLTQRDLDDRKAQSWFDPEGFFLAFRDGELVGFHWTKVHAAEQLGEVYVLGVRPGTQGGGLGKALTTIGLSHLAAQGLPTAMLYVDADNKAAVSVYERLGFTTYETDLMYRTET
- a CDS encoding type VII secretion system-associated protein: MTASTGSAPAVPPVTPALRAQAARQRGGYVYAIDPYFDPAGAVPPYGIVGGWSVDHSGQLVSFTHNPKYRPSPVALEFPAPLTALDAAVQRAVTGYGSEAELLAAFRDATLILFAQDGQDGLYTVADDDGSRYIPAFTYPDHTPDAWQQWRQATGHFVAAAGLPVKLNPGHRISLTIPAEAGNGAGAQNAGPGSSSPTPSSSTSSPGLAQAPVGAPLLAAGLLAALGRRRRTALWESAMSAEGHRTPEPAQPTGAAADTQDALLVDADPQAVRDLDRALRGLTAALTAESRSLPTVHAAWLTDSELNLQLAQPAQQPPAPWQPGQNDTFWRIHLADVPAHETDTGAAAPYPGLVSLGTRGRARLLLNLEALPGLVSLTGAQADRTAVLASVAAELATSGWADRMTLTLVGHGAELAELAPTRVRQVDDIDELLEDMAAETGRRRDALAMAGHDSVLTGRTGLSRDTSWAPHLVLLAARPSKDQTAKLAELAADSGRLGIGYLAATGDKGLPGTSWELEATSDGRLLAPPLGLDLQAQLLPQDQYEAVVRLFADAVSDADRAPDPGPPPFRVDLTPSGQPAVYARLVGTYEIIGLDTPDTEHGPLLHEALAMLLLHREGVHPPVLASGLWPRGVTDDVRDAFIARLRTWLGTDSDGSPRLGIGTTGRLTLASSVVCDLDVLRTLHHEATAGSGSGNARIRERLLDDALALARGPLLADRPQGRYTWLSHEVVETQLPLLVADVALALSGHHLEAGNPAPALDALDTVLTNAPADERLWNELLRAVHATGDTARLESTAAALVARHHELSGGARGLPPRTEALLDKLLPAWREAQSAAG
- a CDS encoding bifunctional metallophosphatase/5'-nucleotidase; its protein translation is MPAISQPHQSDAGRRRRRTYRLVAAAAGLATVGALAAALPAGAHDNKHGKPLPSRYQDVQLLSFNDLHGNLEPPSGSSGRVTELQADGTTKTIDAGGVEYLATHLREARKGNAYSVTAAGGDMVGASPLISGLFHDEPTIEALNKLDLDVTSVGNHEFDEGAKELARLQNGGCHPTAGCYTDKKFKGADFPYLAANVLDEKTGKPILKPYWVWKKKDVKVGFIGVTLEDTPGVVSAEGVKGLKFKDEVETINKYAKVLQKQGVKSIVALIHEGGQPASGSYNYNCDSPGAGDGISGPIVDIAKNISPSVDALVTGHTHAAYVCTIPDPSGKPRMVTSAASFGRLYTDTTLTYDRFTGDIARTAVKSANHVVTRTVAKAPDMTQLIGKWNTLAAPIGNRAVGYISADIPSTGTESPMGDLIADAQLAYGKELDPGTDLALMNPGGVRAGLTYAAKGTEGDGVVTYAEGFTVQPFSNTVNLQDFTGAQLIKVLQEQVSGGNAASPKVLLPSANLTYTLDLTKSGADRIVVDSVRLNGTAIDPAATYRVATNSFLAGGGDGFTTLGQGTNDLVGGDDLAALVEYLTANSSASSPIAPPAANRITVVQ
- a CDS encoding LmeA family phospholipid-binding protein, producing MRSPHPIPTHPHPYDVPYEEPPAPPTTHRRTGRRRRRGRFTGLPFALKTVASLLVLAAFLTVADRWAVLYAEHRAADTLKDRLRLTAAPEVEIDGFPFLPQLVGRRLESVKVTVPDVAADRVTLAAVSATAHDIRLDGDGPTSVRGARVPRLDGDVLLSFADMNRELGASQVTFTGADRDRVAVRGTLPVAGHDLRLRADVRVARDGERGVDTRIGGMRLDIGELATYRPGTRASQGLHLTRASAAALARETRKARALLAVPSVVRALGVPDATVREAQRSDTALSRLTGRPEFVRQAMRLNLLDLALAHPELLDRLGLDPALLDALSRLTRPVLADRLSLGFRLPEPPSGDLRLRDVRVAKDGIRVRIEGSGLAVGP